CCCATCAACGTCCGCGCCATGTGGCTCGGCACGTTTCACGGTCTCTGCCACCGCTTCCTACGGCTGCACCACCGCGATGCCGGTCTGCCGTCTTCCTTTCAAATCCTCGACAACGGCGACCAGCTTTCCCTTATCAAACGCCTGCTCAAAAGTCTCAACATCGCCGAAGAAATCATCGCGCCGCGTTCGCTGCAAGGCTTTATCAATGCGCAAAAAGAATCCGGTTTGCGCGCTTCCGTGTTGAGCGCGCCCGACCCGCACACAAGCCGCATGATTGAATGCTACGCCGAATACGACAAAATCTGCCAACGCGAAGGCGTGGTCGATTTCGCCGAACTCATGCTCCGCAGCTACGAAATGCTGCAAAGCAACGAAATCCTGCGCCAGCACTATCAAAACCGCTTCAACCACATTCTCGTCGACGAGTTCCAAGACACCAACAAGCTGCAATACGCGTGGCTCAAACTCATGGCGGGCGGCAACGCGGCAGTGTTTGCCGTCGGCGACGACGACCAAAGCATCTACCGATTCCGCGGCGCGCACGTCGGCAACATGACCGCGCTGATGGAAGAGTTCCACATCGACGCGCCCGTCAAACTCGAACAAAACTACCGCTCCGTCGGCAACATCCTCGCCGCCGCCAACACTGTTATCGAAAACAACGACGAACGCCTCGGCAAAAACCTGCGTACCGATGCCGAAGCAGGCGACAAAATCCGCTACTACTCCGCCTTTACCGACCTCGAAGAAGCCCAATTCATCGTGGACGAAACCAAAGCCCTCGAACGCGAAGGCTGGGATTTGGACGAAATCGCCGTCCTCTACCGCAGCAACGCCCAATCCCGCGTCATCGAACAAAGCCTGTTCCGCAGCGGCATCCCCTACAAAATCTACGGCGGACTGCGCTTTTACGAACGCCAAGAAATCAAACACGCGCTCGCCTACCTGCGCCTCGCCGTCAATCCCGACGACGACAACGCCCTCTTGCGCGTCATCAACTTCCCGCCGCGCGGCATCGGCGCGCGTACTGTCGAAAACCTTCAGACGACCTCAAGCGAACAAGGCATCACCCTCTGGCAGGCAGCCTGCAACGCCGGCGCAAAAGCCGGCAAAGTCGCCGCCTTCGTCCGCCTGATTGAAGCCCTGCGCAACCAAGTCGGACAACTGCCCCTGCCCGAAATCATCGTCGGCATCCTCAAAGACAGCGGCCTGACCGAACACTACCGAACCCAAAAAGGCGACAACCAAGACCGCCTCGACAACCTCGACGAACTCGTCAACGCCGCCATCGAGTTCAAACCCGAAGACAGCAACTTCGAAATCCTGCCCGACAACATTTCAGACGACCCCGCCTTCCCCATCCTCGCCTTCCTAAGCAATGCCGCCCTCGAATCCGGCGAAAACCAAGCAGGCGCGGGCGAAAAAGCCGTCCAACTCATGACCGTCCACGCCGCCAAAGGCTTGGAATTCAACGCCGTCTTCCTCACCGGCATGGAAGAAGGCCGCTTCCCCAGCGAAATGAGCCTTGCCGAACGCGGCGGCCTCGAAGAAGAACGCCGCCTCATGTACGTCGCCATCACCCGCGCCCGCAAACGCCTCTACATCACCATGGCGCAACAGCGCATGCTGCACGGACAAACCCAATTCGGCATCGTCTCCCGCTTCGTCGAAGAAATCCCACCCGAAGTATTGCACTACCTGTCCGTCAAAAAACCTGCCTACGACAGCTACGGCAACACACGCCAAACCGCCGCGCCCAAAGACAAAATCATCGACGACTACAAACAGCCCCAAACCTACGCAGGCTTCCGCATCGGACAAAACGTCCGCCACGCCAAATTCGGCACCGGCGTCATCATCGATGCCGTGGACAAAGGCGAATCCGCCCGACTGACCATCAACTTCGGCAAACAGGGCGTAAAAGAGCTGGATACCAAGTTTGCGAAATTGGAAGAGATGTGAAAAGGGGGATGGCAAGGGAGATAGCAGAGGCCGTCTGAAACCCGTAGCGTGGGCTTTGCCCACGGAAGGACGTTGATGACGTACATGGCAGGTAAATAGGGCAATGATTACGTTGCTTAAGATGACAGATTTTATCAATTCAACAATTTTTGTTTATCAGCTTTAAGAAATCATAAATTTAATGAAAGGGAGTACGTCATGGAAAATAACAATATCAAAATAGATCAAGAAACTCTTGCATCTATATTAGAACAACACCAATTATGGATTGAAAGTGGTGGGGAAAATGGTAAAAGAGCTGACCTATATGGAAAAGATTTAATTGGTGTGAAATTAGGTAGAGCAAATTTACGTAGGGCAAATTTACGTAGGGCAAATTTACGTAGGGCAAAATTGTATGGAGCAGATTTATATGGAGCAAATTTAGATGGAGCAGATTTATATGAAGCAGATTTAGATGAAGCAAATTTATGTAGAGCAAGTTTAATTGGTGCAAATTTGATTGGTGCAAGTCTAATTGAGACAAAATTAGATGGGGCAGATTTATGTGGTGCGAATTTGCGTGGAGCAATGATAGAAGGAACAAGTTTCGATGAAGTAAACTTAGATGGAGCAAATTTAGATGGAACAGGTTTAGAGACAGTTAATTTAGATTTATATGATCAACCACACTTTGAAACTTCCTCTTTGCTAGTAGATAGTTTGCAAAGAAATCTCCGATCTTCAGAAACATTTATTCAGGATTTACAAATAAAATTAAAGCAAGCGCAATCTGATACAGTGCGAAACGATGAAGAAATCAAAAAGCTATTAACTCAGCTTGAGAGAGAGAAAATAGAAAAGGAAAAAATAAAGGAAGAGTTAAATTCAAAAATTGAAGAATTAACAGAAGGATTAAGCAATCGAATTAAAGATGCACAAAAATCTTTGGCAGGAGCTTTGAAAAATACCGATAGTCAGATCCAAAATAATGAAAATACGGCTTGTTGGTTTAAATGGCTAGGAATCATTCTGTTCGGTCTTGCCATAATTTTATTATTGGTTCTTAGTGGATTCGTTTTATGCCATCCTAAATTTTTCGTTGAGAAGAATCTGAATATCCTGTTTTATACATTCCCCATTATTACCCTAATGCTGATTGGCACAACCTGTCTGCGCCATCAGAAAAACCTGTTAGCAGAAGTCCGCCATTTTTCCAATATGAAACACCAAATCGAGCTGTATAGCGGTTTGCTTGAAGCCTCTCAGCATGCTGCCGCCAGCTTTGGTAATCCGGTAAAAGCAGATGAATATGTGCAGGAAACCTTTACCCAAATCCGCAATCGCCTACTCAATAGCCAATACCTGCCTGACAATTCATCGGCAGATAAGCAGTCGGACAATGATTTCGGATCGGATAAGGTGCTTGATTTGTTGAATAAGATTGCCGATTTGTCCGGCAAGAAATCTATGGGGAATTGACTAAGAGACAGTTGTTACCCAAAAGGTCGTCTGAAAACGTTTTGGCGAAACTTGCTGTCCGTTTTCAGACGACCTTTGCTTTAAAACAGTCATCATCCGTTCAATCTTATAGCTATTCTTTGGTTCAAGGTTTTCAAACGGATTTCGTGGGCAAAGCCCACGCTACGGGATGGCGCTGCGTCGATACTGTCTTGCCGCTCGGGTTCGATGGCTTAACCTGCCGCCGTCATTCCCGCGCAGGCGGGAATCCAGACCTTGGTATTTCGGGCATATTTCAAGGCTGCTGCAAATTCTAACTTATGGATTTTTGCGTATTTTCCTTGCGTCGGTAGGAATGGGAATAACGGCAATGGGGGAGCAAGGCGGGCGTTTGAGGTAGTGTGGGTCAAGATTCAAAAAGCTGCTGAATAGTGCTCAAGCAAATTATTCGAAAGATCGTCTGAAAGCCTAAATCTGTCTTTCAGACGACCTTAATGGGCGTATTCGGCTTTCTGTTCCCTTGTTGGTGCAATAAAGGCGAACATATGCTCTTTTGATGGATATTCTCTGCTAGGATTCGGGCAAGCCTTCAACAATGATCTTTTTATCCACTCTTCCTACGGAGATAACACAATGAAAATAAAGCTATTGTTTTCTGCTTTGGCTCTGTCTGCATTGATGATGGACGCTCAGGCGCATGTTACGATTCGCAATTATTCTAATGGTGTTGATAGTATTTCTGGAAAATCAGACCATTTCCGCCTGAATGTGCCGACCAATCGCGGTAAGGCGGTAACCGGGGTAAAAATGGTGGTCGCTGAAGGTGTGAAACTGTTGTTCATTCATCCTGTTCCGGGTTGGACTTATAAAACAGAAAAAGATGCGGAAGGCAATATCGTCAGTATTACTTACAAAGGCCGCATGGAAGCGGGCGAATTTACTTCATTCCCATTTATCGCGCTAAATCCTAAAGGCGATGTATCAGTGAAATACAAAGCGTATGTCACTTACGCGGATGGCGTTGTTGTGCCGTTTGACGGTTCGGAAGAGGCAAAAGGCTATCAACCGACGATTCATCTGAAATAATCGCTCGGAGACGTTTGCCCTGATGTCGGTGGCTCAACCGGGATATTGAACTGCTTGACAATCGGGCTATAACGTTCTTTCTACTAAAAAGGTCGTCTGAAAACCTGAATCGGTTTTCAGACGACCTTTGCTTTGGGGGACTGGGCTATGCTTTGTCCTCTTCGTTTTCCACCGCTTTGGGCGGAACGGGCGCGAACCAGCCGACCAAGAGCAGCAGCACGCCGACGATGATGAAGGAGGCGATGCGGGCGATGCCGCCGCTGTTGGAAAGCTCGATGAGGAAGAGCTTGATGACGACGATGGCCATCAGCGCCGCGCCGGTTATCCAGAAGGGGCGAAGTTTGCGGCGGTTGCCGTACACCATCAGGATGATGGCGGTAACTGCCCACACGACGGAGAGGCTGGCTTGCAGGCCGAAGGATTGGAGCATGATGTCGAGTTGCCAAGTGATGCCATCGTAGAAGTGCCACAGGCGCATCACGCCCGCGCTGATGACCATGAATGCGAGGGCGGCGACGCCGGGCGCGTTCACGCGGCGGTATTCTGCAGGCAGAGCTTCGGGCAGGGACTTCAGGGCGAACCACAGCATTCCGGCGCAGGCGAGTTCCAGCGGGTTAAGCAGCGGGATATACGGCAACGGCGTGGGTTGGAACGGAGTAGAGAAGTTCGTCCATATCATCCAACTTGCCGCGGCAAGGGCGGCTATCGGCAGGGCGGAATGCTGATAGGCAGCTTGATGTCGTCTGAAAAAGCCGCGCTGCCGCTGCGTATGGAGGACGACCCACATGATCAGCGGTACGGCAAGCCACGAGAGCTGCGACCAAACGCCGTCGAGACGATCGCCGACATACATTCCTGCCCAAAGCGACCAAAGGATGCCGATCAGGATGATGTTGAGTTTGTGCAAGCCGATAGGCGCATTGGTTCGGCGGTTGTTCAGGATGATGAAGTTCAACACGGTAGCGGCGGCAAGCGGCAGGGCTGCAGCGGCCGTCCATAGGTGTTCGAGGTGATAGCCGATGAAGTGCAGGGCAAACAAGGGCAGGAATGCCAAGGTCGTCTGAAAAAGCTCTTTCCAGTTCAAACGGTTGGCAAGCAGCAGCAAGGTAGTGAATATCGGCAATGCCCAAAGCTCGATGAACAGGGTTTCTTCGCCCGTCCATTGGGTATAGGTGGCGAAGCCGCCCAACATCAGGGCGATAACGAGGATAGCCCAGCCTGCAATCTGCGAGAACGGGAGGGTTTGGTCTTGTTTGCCTTGGTTTTCCGATGCTTCGGTTTGGACGCGCGAATATTGCAGCATGTAGGCAGCGGCAAACAGCAGCGGCGCGGCGGCAAAGAGGTGCCAGTGTGTCAGGAAGCCGTTGGATTCATTATTAATCGAGGCTTGGAAGAGCAGGATAAAGATTGCATTGCCCAAGGCGAATGTGCTGAACACGTCCGACTTGCCTTTGCCTCGGCAGAACGCCCAAGCTGCCACCAAAGCAGAGAAAATGATGATGCTGCCGCGTTCCGCGAAAAACAGTAAAGGCAGGATGGATGTGTAGAGTAGGGCGGCGCAGAGGGTTGCGTTTTGAAGCGTGTGTTCCCAGTGTGCCGAGCCTTTACGGCGGTAGAGGTGCCACTGCAGGTAAATTGCTGCGCCGCCGAACAGGGTCAGCAGGGTGGTAAACCATTGACCTTGCAGGATGGTCGATCCTCCCTCCTGATAACCGCTCAGTTGGGTCAGCGCCGCCAGCAGATACACGACGAGCGCACCCAAACGCATATGCGGACGCTGTTGGCGCAGCCCGAAGAAATACACGAGCGCGGATTCTACCGTCCACAGGATGACGGTGTTGCCGCGTTCAAAGTGAAGCGGAACGGCGAGCGTGAGGAAAAGCAGCGACAGGGCAAAAAACGCCTGACGCAGGATATACAAACCCTGTTGCCGTTTCAGCATCAGCGCGGCAAGTCCGTAAACGGCGGCGAAGCCCAGCGCGGAGAATGCGTCCGCAGACGGCCAGTGTTCCACCATGCGGTATTGCAGTCCGAACGCCGCCGCCATCGTGCCGAACAATAAAGTATGGTCGAGGACGTGGACGCGCAGGCCGTGGGAGCAGATGCTGTTCCAAATTTCTTCCAGCGTCGCATTGTCGGCAACGGGCGCGAGCGTGTCTTCGCGGCTTTCCGTCAGCTTGCGGCGGGCGAACAGATAGGCGATGAAGGTGTAGAGCAGCCAGTGGTAAATCAGGAAAGGCTCGGTGGTGGTGAAATGCTGCGGCGTATAGCTTTGCATGCCCCACAACGCGGCGATGGAGAAAGTTCCGGCGAAGCCCGTCAGGTTCAGCGGCCGCCATGCCTTAAACCAAGCAATCGCCGCTACGCCGGCATTGAGCAGGGAAAGGTAGGAAAACAGCACCAAATAATTGCCGCTGCCGTCCGATACCAGGATGGGCGCCGCCAGACCGCCGACCAAGGCAACCTGCGCCATAATCTGCGCGTTTTGCCTGATCGCCAGCAACGCCATCAATACGACCATCGCCACCATCAGCACGAACACAATCGGTGCGGGCAAGAGCGGATGCAGTTTCAACGCCGCCAAAGAGGTCAGATACATCACCGCCACGCCGAAGCCTTGCAACACCAAGCCGTATTCGCGCTTGCGGCTTTGCAGCTTCCAGCCGCCGATGACCGCCGCCAGACCCGCGCCTGCCACGGTCAGGTAACGCATTTCCACCGGCACATAAATCCGTTCGGAGGCATAGCGCAAGAGGAACGCCAAGCCGAGGAACAGCACCACGATACCGGTTTTCAGCAGCGGATTACCGCGCAGGAACCAAGCAACAATGGGGTTTTCGGAGAATTTGAAATCGAAACCTTCCTCTTTATGGATAACGGTTTCACGAGAATCTGCGTCTGCGTTTTCAGATATATTTTCAGACGACATCGGCGCTTCGTTTTCAGACGACGTTTGCAGGACAGGCGCGTCTTGTTTGCGTTCGTCTTCTTGAATAGCGGAAACTTGGGCAGGTGTTTCGACGCTGTCTGCGTACAGAGCAGGTTCGGGCTGCACGGAAGGTTCGGCGGAAACAGGGGGAACAGGTGTAGAAAAAGAGGGGGTGGCAACCGGTTCGATGTGCGGCTCGACAGGCGCATTGTCCGCAGTCGCCGCAGGCTCAACCTTCTCATGAAGCGGCGCAGGGGTCGTCTGAATATCGTCGGCATGTTCGGACAAAACAGCACGCAGTTTCCGCGCCTGCCCGACTCCTGCTTCATCATGAACGGTTTCATGTTCCAAAGCCGTCAAACGCAGCTTCAGCAACTCGATTTCTTTTTCCAGATTTTGCAGTTTCGCATCATGTTCTTCCTGACGCGGTTTGCCGAGTTCACGCGCAAACAACCATAAAATAGAGCCGAAAATGACGCCGACGGTCATTTCGTCAAGAAAATAGCCAATGAGGATGGGGATGAGTAGGCAGAAATACTGCATAAAACACCTGTCCGATAACGGTAAAAATATGCCAATTGTAGCATTCTTGTCATGA
Above is a window of Neisseria mucosa DNA encoding:
- the uvrD gene encoding DNA helicase II is translated as MFSESSSAALLQGLNPEQLSAVTWPPQSALVLAGAGSGKTRVLTTRIAWLLQTGQASVHSIMAVTFTNKAAKEMQTRLGAMIPINVRAMWLGTFHGLCHRFLRLHHRDAGLPSSFQILDNGDQLSLIKRLLKSLNIAEEIIAPRSLQGFINAQKESGLRASVLSAPDPHTSRMIECYAEYDKICQREGVVDFAELMLRSYEMLQSNEILRQHYQNRFNHILVDEFQDTNKLQYAWLKLMAGGNAAVFAVGDDDQSIYRFRGAHVGNMTALMEEFHIDAPVKLEQNYRSVGNILAAANTVIENNDERLGKNLRTDAEAGDKIRYYSAFTDLEEAQFIVDETKALEREGWDLDEIAVLYRSNAQSRVIEQSLFRSGIPYKIYGGLRFYERQEIKHALAYLRLAVNPDDDNALLRVINFPPRGIGARTVENLQTTSSEQGITLWQAACNAGAKAGKVAAFVRLIEALRNQVGQLPLPEIIVGILKDSGLTEHYRTQKGDNQDRLDNLDELVNAAIEFKPEDSNFEILPDNISDDPAFPILAFLSNAALESGENQAGAGEKAVQLMTVHAAKGLEFNAVFLTGMEEGRFPSEMSLAERGGLEEERRLMYVAITRARKRLYITMAQQRMLHGQTQFGIVSRFVEEIPPEVLHYLSVKKPAYDSYGNTRQTAAPKDKIIDDYKQPQTYAGFRIGQNVRHAKFGTGVIIDAVDKGESARLTINFGKQGVKELDTKFAKLEEM
- a CDS encoding DUF1775 domain-containing protein; the protein is MKIKLLFSALALSALMMDAQAHVTIRNYSNGVDSISGKSDHFRLNVPTNRGKAVTGVKMVVAEGVKLLFIHPVPGWTYKTEKDAEGNIVSITYKGRMEAGEFTSFPFIALNPKGDVSVKYKAYVTYADGVVVPFDGSEEAKGYQPTIHLK
- a CDS encoding DUF2339 domain-containing protein translates to MQYFCLLIPILIGYFLDEMTVGVIFGSILWLFARELGKPRQEEHDAKLQNLEKEIELLKLRLTALEHETVHDEAGVGQARKLRAVLSEHADDIQTTPAPLHEKVEPAATADNAPVEPHIEPVATPSFSTPVPPVSAEPSVQPEPALYADSVETPAQVSAIQEDERKQDAPVLQTSSENEAPMSSENISENADADSRETVIHKEEGFDFKFSENPIVAWFLRGNPLLKTGIVVLFLGLAFLLRYASERIYVPVEMRYLTVAGAGLAAVIGGWKLQSRKREYGLVLQGFGVAVMYLTSLAALKLHPLLPAPIVFVLMVAMVVLMALLAIRQNAQIMAQVALVGGLAAPILVSDGSGNYLVLFSYLSLLNAGVAAIAWFKAWRPLNLTGFAGTFSIAALWGMQSYTPQHFTTTEPFLIYHWLLYTFIAYLFARRKLTESREDTLAPVADNATLEEIWNSICSHGLRVHVLDHTLLFGTMAAAFGLQYRMVEHWPSADAFSALGFAAVYGLAALMLKRQQGLYILRQAFFALSLLFLTLAVPLHFERGNTVILWTVESALVYFFGLRQQRPHMRLGALVVYLLAALTQLSGYQEGGSTILQGQWFTTLLTLFGGAAIYLQWHLYRRKGSAHWEHTLQNATLCAALLYTSILPLLFFAERGSIIIFSALVAAWAFCRGKGKSDVFSTFALGNAIFILLFQASINNESNGFLTHWHLFAAAPLLFAAAYMLQYSRVQTEASENQGKQDQTLPFSQIAGWAILVIALMLGGFATYTQWTGEETLFIELWALPIFTTLLLLANRLNWKELFQTTLAFLPLFALHFIGYHLEHLWTAAAALPLAAATVLNFIILNNRRTNAPIGLHKLNIILIGILWSLWAGMYVGDRLDGVWSQLSWLAVPLIMWVVLHTQRQRGFFRRHQAAYQHSALPIAALAAASWMIWTNFSTPFQPTPLPYIPLLNPLELACAGMLWFALKSLPEALPAEYRRVNAPGVAALAFMVISAGVMRLWHFYDGITWQLDIMLQSFGLQASLSVVWAVTAIILMVYGNRRKLRPFWITGAALMAIVVIKLFLIELSNSGGIARIASFIIVGVLLLLVGWFAPVPPKAVENEEDKA